Proteins encoded within one genomic window of Vanrija pseudolonga chromosome 3, complete sequence:
- the Pcsk5 gene encoding Proprotein convertase subtilisin/kexin type 5, producing MRPVRMYLRIFLISSNTGTSLIPGTYSLSNLRPTSPLHANITTSPQLTVSPPLTPVAFTGVNYYGQASILSNTSRSPGAWRSAFLPDGWYALSGPGQAAWGSIPDRSQLPGGGGIQSFGSAMCDPPCASGGICGSSINGAATCSCSPGFTGAACDTCSPGFFGSACSPCTTSCAHCHDGLQGSGACLGTSTTPLQECNCAHGTCLSSSSCDCAAGWSSSANSTQKCNTCATGFYQDASGSCLACPLSCTACSLQAGSNMPTCTSCVSSFTLATTIPATCNPSPLCTGGQYWNTTSSSCGSCSPHCSSCTGPLPSDCLTCSDPRVRLHGDCVAYDSSSGICDSRLSGLNGTYVVDNAQGACNSCPGGCKDCHIPGYSPQSTYASLVCTTCQDGWLLEGNKCVETCSDGYFAPQGLGKTGTCQACDSTCRTCAGSATSCIACNAGFASNGANAIAGNGTCTLCHPDCATCTAASAGACKTCPSSRPVLSNGRCLPYCPKGLYWNAGSGLCTACDASCSSCQSSGGTSCTGCHDGYILSSGTCTPATCVGPFAQGLGICLSSLVDTNHGKFALFALLLLIPLLAIPFIWCIRRERAKTRAATANFAAKLDERAVGRTERLRAQWRGTQFFSRFWGDGNGDDPEARRKSKLKELILKPKFKGDNIELKAKVGAPQQHETWFYPSPP from the exons ATGCGCCCCGTCAGGATGTATCTCCGGATCTTCCTCATCTCTTC CAATACCGGAACGTCTCTCATCCCCGGCACCTACTCTCTCTCCAACCTCAGACCCACCTCACCGCTCCATGCGAAcatcaccacctcgccccagTTGACCGTTTCGcccccgctgacgccggtGGCGTTCACCGGCGTAAACTATTACGGCCAAGCGTCGATCCTCAGCAACACCTCCAGATCGCCGGGAGCTTGGAGGTCTGCCTTCCTCCCTGACGGGTGGTACGCGCTCTCCGGCCCCGGCCAGGCGGCGTGGGGTTCGATACCTGATCGGTCGCAGCTgcctggtggcggcgggatCCAGTCGTTTGGTTCTG CCATGTGCGACCCACCTTGCGCGTCCGGTGGTATCTGTGGCTCTAGCATAAACGGCGCCGCAACATGCTCCTGCTCGCCTGGGTTCACTGGTGCGGCGTGTGACACATGTTCACCTGGCTTCTTTGGTTCAGCTTGCTCGCCTTGTACGACCAGCTGTGCGCACTGCCACGATGGTCTACAGGGCAGTGGGGCATGTCTCGGCACATCAACGACGCCCTTACAAG AGTGCAATTGTGCCCATGGAACCTGCCTCTCTAGCAGCAGTTGTGACTGTGCTGCTGGatggtcgtcgtccgccaACTCGACTCAGAAGTGCAATACCTGTGCCACTGGATTCTACCAGGACGCCAGTGGAAGCTGCCTCG CCTGCCCACTTTCTTGCACGGCGTGCTCCCTCCAGGCGGGGTCAAACATGCCGACGTGCACCTCCTGCGTCAGCAGCTTCACTTTAGCGACAACCATTCCGGCAACATGCAACCCTTCGCCCTTGTGCACTGGCGGGCAATACTGGAACACGACCAGTAGCTCGTGTGGAAG CTGTTCTCCCCATTGTTCCTCCTGCACTGGGCCACTGCCGAGCGACTGCCTCACCTGCTCCGACCCTCGAGTCAGACTCCATGGTGACTGCGTCGCATATGACTCGAGTAGTGGCATTTGTGACTCGCGCCTGAGCGGCTTGAATGGGACGTATGTCGTCGACAACGCGCAAGGAGCGTGCAACT CTTGTCCTGGCGGGTGCAAGGACTGCCACATTCCGGGCTACTCGCCACAGTCGACCTATGCTTCACTCGTCTGCACCACTTGTCAGGACGGCTGGCTCCTCGAGGGAAACAAGTGTGTTGAGACTTGCTCGGATGGGTACTTCGCCCCACAAGGGTTAGGAAAGACCGGCACTTGTCAAG CCTGTGACTCGACCTGTCGAACGTGTGCTGGCTCTGCAACCAGTTGCATAGCCTGCAATGCAGGCTTTGCGTCCAACGGAGC CAACGCGATCGCAGGAAATGGCACCTGTACACTATGCCACCCCGACTGTGCGACCTGTACCGCTGCCTCGGCAGGTGCGTGCAAGACCTGCCCTTCATCACGACCCGTCCTCTCGAACGGCCGTTGTCTTCCTTACTGCCCCAAGGGCCTGTACTGGAACGCCGGGTCGGGTCTGTGCACGGCATGCGACGCGTCGTGTAGCTCGTGCCAGTCGTCTGGCGGTACCTCCTGCACTGGCTGTCACGACGGCTACATCTTATCGTCTGGAACCTGCACGCCGGCAACCTGTGTGGGCCCCTTTGCGCAAGGCCTCGGCATCTGCCTCTCCTCGCTGGTCGACACGAACCATGGCAAGTTTGCCCTCTTCGCCCTCTTGCTGCTcatccccctcctcgccatcccgTTCATATGGTGCATCCGACGTGAACGAGCAAAGACACGAGCAGCTACGGCAAACTTTGCCGCAAAGctggacgagcgcgccgtcggccggaCTGAGCGCCTTCGCGCTCAGTGGAGAGGTACCCAGTTCTTCAGCCGGTTCTGGGGCGACGGAAACGGCGACGACCCGGAAGCGAGGCGCAAATCGAAACTCAAGGAGCTGATCCTCAAGCCCAAGTTCAAGGGCGACAACATTGAGCTTAAGGCAAAGGttggcgcgccgcagcagcacgagaCGTGGTTCTACCCGTCTCCACCTTGA
- the Nisch gene encoding Nischarin yields the protein MSALTAAFGPSAPDTSPISGRDYVLKLRKYLGANLSRLAPPPPPRGKQRDASWLAQSYTVLTLGLDPNSAPLSRNVKVPLTLGFGTPSAPPVHKAAKPILLRLPPDKLLYLLLRWQSLPQSLPHVGKTDVPVPEGVSVAARGAISVRERADGDVDSVRSWVGSIRSVSAAPAERGWGWWGKPQEVDEDKVLIELYSIFNTLPGLLIHPPFATDKPVAELLDAGGYTSLGGVDVRVPLDVLRNLQILELEGYDPRGLLIPVSPLLRSLTVRDVGDGDDWLPELIIDGDVDAEEPAPRFPDLRYLSLHHTSLLAFPALPLTSLTHLDLSHNLLNAIPEALSTLHNLVSLNLSNNLITSVRNASLTLGNIHVLNLASNRLDCLVGLDRVLGLKRVDVRNNILLEAGEVGRLAVLPQIDAVWAAENPFTRGENIEWRAEVAASFVIEGRDVVVDDAALTWNEQRKLEAILASKGRGWRPNLKVETAAATKAAAPAKPPSPVIPAPPSPTRPRDLIPTPASRVITPANTTPSSPAKIIASKKKARRRVVNLDAATAAPSPAAPVSAPEPTPTPAPAPDEPANNGNVVKVKSKSKKKALKDKPEDLNGDKWSHGVAA from the exons ATGTCCGCCTTAACCGCGGCCTTTggcccctcggcgcccgaCACGTCGCCGATCAGTGGCCGCGACTACGTGCTCAAGCTGCGCAAGTACCTCGGCGCCAACTTGTCGCGACTggcgccacctcctcccccgcgcggcaagcagcgcgacgcgtcgtggcTCGCGCAGAGCTACACCGTCCTCACGCTGGGACTGGATCCGAACTCGGCCCCGCTGAGCCGTAACGTCAAGGTGCCGCTCACGCTGGGCTTTGGCACGCCGTCTGCGCCGCCAGTCCacaaggccgccaagcccatcctcctccgcctcccgccAGACAAGCTCCTCTACCTCCTCTTACGGTGGCAGAGCTTACCACAGAGCCTCCCGCATGTGGGCAAGACGGACGTACCCGTTCCCGAGGGGGTCAGCGTCGCGGCCCGCGGCGCCATCAGCGTTAGAgaacgcgccgacggcgatgtCGACAGCGTGCGCAGCTGGGTCGGCTCGATTCGTTCCGTCTCAGCTGCGCCGGCAGAGAGAgggtggggttggtggggCAAGCCGCAGGAGGTAgacgagg ATAAAGTGCTCATCGAGCTCTACTCGATCTTCAACACGCTTCCCGGGCTGCTGATCCACCCGCCGTTTGCGACCGACAAGCCGgttgccgagctgctcgacgcggggGGATACACGTCGCTTGGGGGCGTCGATGTGCGCGTGCCGCTTGACGTGCTGCGCAACTTGCAAAT actcgagctcgaggggtACGATCCGCGCGGGCTGCTCATTCCCGTCAGCCCGCTGCTGCGTAGCTTGACTGttcgcgacgtcggcgacggggacgaCTGGCTGCCCGAGTTGATaatcgacggcgacgtcgacgccgaggagccgGCACCTCGCTTCCCCGACCTGAGATACCTCTCTCTGCATCACACATCGCTGTTAGCGTTCCCCGCGCTCCCTCTCACGAGCCTCACCCATCTCGACCTGTCACACAACCTGCTCAACGCAATTCCAGAAGCGCTGTCAACGCTGCACAACCTCGTCTCCTTGAATCTCTCCAACAACCTCATCACGTCGGTGCGCAACGCGTCCTTGACCCTCGGAAACATCCACGTCCTCAACCTCGCGAGCAACAGACTAGactgcctcgtcggcctcgaccgcgtGCTGGGACTCAAGCGTGTCGACGTGCGCAACAACATCCTGTTGGAagcgggcgaggtcggccgtctcgccgtcctGCCGCAGATCGACGCCGTCTGGGCGGCCGAGAACCCGTTCACGCGCGGCGAGAACATTGAGTGGCGCGCCGAAGTCGCCGCAAGCTTCGTGATCGAGGGGCgtgatgtcgtcgtcgacgacgcagcgctTACGTGGAACGAGCAGCGCAAACTCGAGGCCATCCTCGCGTCCAAGGGACGTGGGTGGCGGCCGAACCTCAAGgtggagacggcggcggcgacaaaAGCTGCTGCCCCAGCTAAGCCACCATCACCCGTCATTCCTGCgcctccctcgccgacgagaccGCGCGACTTAAtaccgacgccggcgagccgtGTCATCACCCCAGCTAACActacgccgtcgtcgccagccaAGATCATCGCgtcgaagaagaaggcgaggaggagggtcgtcaacctcgacgcggcgacagcagcaccttcgccagcagcacccgTGTCTGCGCCAGAACCAACTCCCACACCCGCCCCGGCCCCCGACGAGCCCGCAAACAACGGCAACGTCGTCAAGGTCAAGTCGAAgagcaagaagaaggcaCTCAAGGACAAGCCAGAGGATCTGAATGGCGACAAGTGGAGCCatggcgtcgcggcgtag